The following coding sequences are from one Amphiprion ocellaris isolate individual 3 ecotype Okinawa chromosome 19, ASM2253959v1, whole genome shotgun sequence window:
- the nudt1 gene encoding oxidized purine nucleoside triphosphate hydrolase, giving the protein MLSSKLLTLVLVVQPSRVLLGMKKRGFGVGRWNGFGGKVQPGETIEDAARRELLEESGLTVDVLEKIGNIKFEFVGETELLDVHVFRADAYNGEPTESEEMRPQWFECDKIPFSQMWPDDIMWFPLLLQKKKFVGYFKFQGHDVILSHKLEEVEGF; this is encoded by the exons ATGCTGAGCTCCAAGCTGCTGACTCTGGTGCTGGTGGTGCAGCCGAGCAGGGTGCTGCTGGGCATGAAGAAGAGGGGCTTTGGGGTTGGGAGGTGGAACGGCTTTGGGGGCAAAGTTCAGCCTGGAGAAACCATTGAGGATGCTGCCAGGAG agAGCTTCTGGAGGAAAGTGGCCTCACGGTGGATGTGCTCGAGAAGATTGGAAATATCAAATTTGAGTTTGTCGGAGAAACTGAACTACTCGATGTCCATGTTTTCAGAGCTGATGCCTACAACGGAGAACCGACAGAATCAGAAG aAATGCGGCCTCAGTGGTTTGAATGTGACAAAATTCCCTTCAGTCAGATGTGGCCTGATGATATCATGTGGTTCCCTCTGCTGCTtcagaagaagaaatttgttggATACTTCAAGTTTCAGGGTCACGATGTGATTCTCAGCCACAaactggaggaggtggaggggttCTGA
- the mrm2 gene encoding rRNA methyltransferase 2, mitochondrial: MSLSCVQRRCFHSAACLLKKRKTAAEQRWVLRQLRDPYVKASHAQNFRCRSAFKLLEIDDKFRLLQPGFSVVDCGAAPGAWSQVAVQRVNSAGTDPALPRGTVVGIDLLYIPPLDGAHFLSSQDVTDPSTHAKLLELLPNRQAHVMLSDMAPNASGFRDMDHEKLITMCLSLIDLAEKVLQPQGSLLCKYWDGILTRRLQEKLSSVFGGVRTLKPQASRKDSAERYFLATMYRKPMK, encoded by the exons ATGTCGCTGTCCTGTGTTCAGAGGAGATGTTTCCACTCAGCCGCGTGTTTGCTGAAGAAGCGTAAAACTGCGGCAGAGCAGCGCTGGGTGCTTCGGCAGCTCAGAGACCCGTACGTCAAAGCCTCTCACGCACAGAACTTCCGGTGCAGAAGCGCCTTCAAGCTGCTGGAGATAGATGACAAGTTCAGACTGCTGCAGCCCGGATTCAGTGTGGTGGACTGTGGGGCTGCACCCGGAGCCTGGAGCCAGGTGGCCGTCCAGAGGGTCAACTCAGCCGGGACAG ATCCGGCGTTACCACGTGGTACTGTTGTCGGCATTGATCTGCTGTACATCCCGCCACTGGACGGCGCCCACTTCCTGTCCAGCCAGGATGTCACAGACCCGTCCACGCACGCcaagctgctggagctgctccCCAACCGCCAGGCTCACGTCATGCTGAGCGACATGGCTCCCAACGCCAGCGGTTTCCGAGACATGGACCACGAGAAACTCATCACAATGTGTCTGTCTTTGATAGACTTGGCCGAGAAGGTTTTACAGCCTCAGGGTTCTCTGCTTTGTAAATACTGGGACGGGATCCTGACTCGGAGACTCCAGGAGAAACTCTCGAGCGTGTTCGGCGGCGTTCGGACTTTAAAGCCGCAAGCAAGCAGGAAGGACTCAGCTGAGAGATACTTCCTCGCTACGATGTACAGAAAGCCAATGAAGTGA